One window of Desulfarculus baarsii DSM 2075 genomic DNA carries:
- a CDS encoding glycosyltransferase family 2 protein — translation MKVSIIVPVFNERATVAELLRRVAAVDVEKEIIAVDDGSSDGSREILADLELPGLRVIHHPRNLGKGGAVRTGLIHATGQIVLVQDADLELEPAEIPSLIRPIVEGRAEVVYGSRILNSANPSPNSPFYWGGRLVTMVCNLLYGSRLTDAPTGYKVFRRELIGRVGYQANGFDWEPEITAKLLRRGVRIVERPITYRPRQVREGKKLRAKDGLLAVWTLIKLRLSPLAMVDRPLDAP, via the coding sequence GTGAAGGTCTCGATCATCGTGCCGGTGTTCAACGAGCGGGCCACGGTGGCCGAGCTGCTGCGCCGCGTGGCCGCGGTGGATGTGGAAAAAGAGATCATCGCCGTTGACGACGGCTCCAGCGACGGCTCGCGCGAGATCTTGGCCGACCTGGAGCTGCCGGGCCTGCGCGTGATCCATCATCCGCGCAACCTGGGCAAGGGCGGGGCCGTGCGCACCGGCCTCATCCACGCCACCGGCCAGATCGTCTTGGTGCAGGACGCCGACCTGGAGCTGGAGCCGGCCGAGATCCCCTCGCTGATCCGGCCCATTGTCGAGGGCCGGGCCGAGGTGGTCTATGGCTCGCGCATCTTGAACAGCGCCAATCCCTCGCCCAACAGCCCATTTTATTGGGGCGGCCGGCTGGTGACCATGGTCTGCAACCTGCTCTACGGCTCGCGGCTGACCGACGCGCCCACCGGCTACAAGGTCTTTCGCCGCGAGTTGATCGGCCGGGTGGGCTATCAGGCCAACGGCTTCGATTGGGAGCCCGAGATCACCGCCAAGCTGTTGCGCCGGGGCGTGCGCATCGTCGAGAGGCCCATCACATATCGCCCGCGCCAGGTCCGCGAAGGCAAGAAGCTGCGGGCCAAGGACGGCCTTTTGGCCGTGTGGACGCTGATCAAACTGCGACTGTCGCCCCTGGCCATGGTCGATCGACCGCTGGACGCGCCATGA
- a CDS encoding class I SAM-dependent methyltransferase has translation MDQMQALFLLHEGLAQCGPGSDAETMRAVQLLPPLPPAPRIVDLGCGTGRQSLVLARALGPLEAVDIHQPFLDELTARAQAQGLAGRVATRRADMAAPGYAPASLDLIWSEGAIYVLGFGRGLALWRPMLRDGGLLAVTELSWLVDDPPAEAAAHWGQAYPGMAGVAQNLATARQAGFAVVAHFALSAEAWLDGYYGPLVRRMAELTPLARQELALAQALDETRLELDLYRRHGQAYGYVFYILRKSPHDPSRQA, from the coding sequence ATGGACCAGATGCAAGCGCTTTTTCTGCTTCATGAAGGCCTGGCCCAGTGCGGGCCGGGCAGCGACGCCGAGACCATGCGGGCCGTCCAACTCTTGCCGCCCCTGCCGCCCGCGCCGCGCATCGTCGATCTGGGCTGCGGGACGGGCCGCCAGAGCCTGGTGTTGGCCAGGGCTCTGGGCCCGTTGGAGGCGGTGGACATCCACCAGCCGTTTCTGGACGAGTTGACCGCCCGCGCCCAGGCCCAGGGCCTGGCCGGGCGCGTCGCCACGCGCCGGGCCGATATGGCCGCGCCGGGCTACGCGCCGGCCTCGCTGGATCTGATCTGGTCGGAGGGGGCCATCTACGTGCTGGGATTCGGGCGGGGCTTGGCCTTGTGGCGGCCCATGCTGCGTGACGGCGGCCTGTTGGCCGTCACCGAGCTGAGTTGGCTGGTCGACGATCCGCCGGCCGAGGCCGCCGCCCATTGGGGCCAGGCCTACCCCGGCATGGCTGGCGTGGCGCAAAACCTGGCCACGGCCCGCCAGGCCGGTTTTGCGGTCGTCGCGCATTTCGCCTTGTCGGCCGAGGCCTGGCTCGATGGCTACTACGGGCCGCTGGTCCGGCGCATGGCGGAGCTGACGCCCCTGGCCCGGCAAGAGCTGGCCCTGGCCCAGGCCCTGGACGAAACCCGCCTGGAGCTGGACCTCTACCGTCGGCACGGCCAGGCCTACGGCTATGTTTTTTACATTTTGCGCAAATCGCCCCACGACCCGTCGCGCCAGGCATAA
- a CDS encoding cache domain-containing protein encodes MKRRIIVTMLALAAFCLAGAPALADDAALLRAIKDKVHAAVRILAEEGRDGLEQFNDVDGRWGQEPYVFVFDEKGVILAHANDQALVGKTLLGITDVKGRRFIQDAIDIVKGPGRGWSEYWWYEKPHNEHKHKLSYIMAVPGQPMGVGAGVRSDITAQEANRLVAP; translated from the coding sequence ATGAAACGGCGAATAATTGTAACCATGCTGGCGCTGGCGGCGTTTTGCCTGGCCGGCGCGCCCGCCCTGGCCGACGACGCGGCCCTGCTGCGGGCCATCAAGGACAAAGTTCACGCGGCGGTGCGGATTTTGGCCGAGGAAGGTCGCGACGGCCTGGAGCAGTTCAACGACGTCGACGGCCGCTGGGGCCAAGAGCCCTATGTTTTCGTTTTTGACGAAAAAGGCGTGATCCTGGCCCACGCCAACGATCAGGCCCTGGTCGGCAAGACGTTGCTGGGCATCACCGACGTCAAAGGCCGCCGTTTCATACAAGACGCCATCGACATCGTCAAGGGCCCCGGCCGTGGCTGGAGCGAGTATTGGTGGTACGAAAAACCCCATAACGAGCACAAGCACAAGCTCAGCTACATCATGGCCGTGCCCGGGCAACCGATGGGCGTGGGCGCCGGCGTCCGGAGCGACATCACCGCCCAGGAGGCCAACCGCCTGGTCGCGCCATGA
- a CDS encoding glutamine--tRNA ligase/YqeY domain fusion protein: MSTAENTPPSNFIRNIIDEDMASGKWGGRVVTRFPPEPNGYLHIGHAKSICLNFGLARDYQGKCHLRFDDTNPTKEDVEYVDSIQEDVRWLGFDWGENRFYASDYFDQLYDFAERLIKAGKAYVDDQSAEQIRATRGTLTAPGVDSPWRDRSVEENLDLFRRMRDGEFADGAKVLRAKIDMAAPNIVLRDPTLYRIRRVSHHRTGDKWRIYPMYDFTHCLSDSIEGITHSICTLEFEDNRALYDWVLDQLGVYHPQQIEFARLNLDYTVMSKRKLLTLVEGGHVSGWDDPRMPTIAGLRRRGVTPQAIRDFCEVIGVGKSQAWIGLDKLENAIRNDLNTKTPRVMAVLDPLKVVITNYPDDQVDELSAPYFPDDPPKMGARTVPFCRELYIEREDFMEDPPRKYHRLAPGREVRLRWAYFITCQEAVKDPATGRIVELRCTYDPATKGGDAPDGRKVKGTIHWVSARHCLEAQARLYDRLFLDPRPEDVEGDWRENINPQSLVVMPTAKLEPSLAQAQPGERFQFERKGYFIADAKEHQPDETLVFNRIVGLRDSWAKMVRKNEVN, from the coding sequence ATGAGCACGGCCGAAAACACGCCGCCGAGCAACTTTATCCGCAACATCATCGACGAAGACATGGCCTCGGGCAAATGGGGCGGGCGGGTGGTCACCCGTTTTCCCCCCGAGCCCAACGGCTATCTGCACATCGGCCACGCCAAGAGCATCTGCCTGAATTTCGGCCTGGCCCGCGATTATCAAGGCAAGTGCCACCTGCGCTTCGACGACACCAACCCCACCAAGGAAGATGTCGAGTACGTCGACTCCATCCAGGAAGACGTGCGCTGGCTGGGCTTCGACTGGGGCGAGAATCGTTTCTACGCCTCCGATTACTTTGACCAGCTCTACGATTTCGCCGAGCGGCTGATCAAGGCCGGCAAGGCCTACGTCGACGACCAGAGCGCCGAGCAGATCCGCGCCACGCGGGGCACCCTCACCGCGCCGGGCGTCGACAGCCCCTGGCGCGATCGTTCGGTCGAGGAGAACCTCGACCTTTTCCGGCGCATGCGCGACGGCGAGTTTGCCGACGGGGCCAAGGTCTTGCGGGCCAAGATCGACATGGCCGCGCCCAACATCGTCCTGCGCGACCCCACGCTCTACCGCATCCGCCGCGTCAGCCATCATCGCACCGGCGACAAGTGGCGCATCTATCCCATGTACGACTTCACCCACTGCCTCTCCGACTCCATCGAGGGCATCACCCACTCCATCTGCACCCTGGAGTTCGAGGACAACCGCGCCCTTTACGACTGGGTGCTCGATCAACTGGGCGTCTATCACCCCCAGCAGATCGAGTTCGCCCGGCTCAACCTCGATTACACCGTCATGAGCAAGCGCAAGCTCCTGACCCTGGTCGAGGGCGGCCACGTCAGCGGCTGGGACGACCCGCGCATGCCCACCATCGCCGGCCTGCGCCGCCGGGGCGTCACGCCCCAGGCCATCCGCGATTTCTGCGAGGTCATCGGCGTGGGCAAGAGCCAGGCCTGGATCGGCCTGGACAAGCTGGAAAACGCCATTCGAAACGACCTCAACACCAAGACCCCCCGGGTCATGGCCGTGCTGGACCCGCTGAAGGTGGTCATCACCAACTACCCCGACGACCAGGTCGACGAGCTTTCCGCGCCCTATTTCCCCGACGATCCGCCCAAGATGGGCGCGCGGACCGTGCCCTTCTGCCGCGAGCTCTACATCGAGCGCGAAGACTTCATGGAAGACCCGCCGCGCAAGTACCACCGCCTGGCCCCTGGCCGCGAGGTGCGCCTGCGCTGGGCCTACTTCATCACCTGTCAGGAGGCGGTCAAGGATCCGGCCACGGGTAGAATCGTCGAACTGCGCTGCACCTACGACCCGGCCACCAAGGGCGGCGACGCTCCCGACGGCCGCAAGGTCAAGGGCACCATCCACTGGGTCTCGGCGCGCCACTGCCTGGAGGCCCAGGCGCGCCTCTACGACCGGCTCTTTCTCGACCCCAGGCCCGAGGACGTCGAGGGCGACTGGCGCGAAAACATCAACCCCCAGTCGCTGGTTGTCATGCCAACGGCCAAGCTCGAACCCAGCCTGGCCCAGGCCCAGCCCGGCGAGCGCTTCCAGTTTGAACGCAAAGGTTACTTCATCGCCGACGCCAAGGAGCACCAGCCGGACGAAACCCTGGTGTTCAACCGCATCGTGGGCCTGCGCGATTCGTGGGCCAAGATGGTGCGCAAAAACGAGGTGAACTAA
- a CDS encoding MerR family transcriptional regulator, with product MTDDGGWTISQLATEFDVSTRSIRFYEEKGLICPERTPGGYRLYNKRDRARLKLILRGKRFGMTLDEIQDILGLGSVDMDEAEQIRKAITYGQRIMADVQQRMDELKIMHQDLMDIGDKLQARLDELDGRAANEA from the coding sequence ATGACCGACGACGGCGGCTGGACGATCAGCCAACTGGCGACCGAGTTCGACGTCAGCACCAGAAGCATCCGGTTTTACGAGGAAAAGGGACTGATCTGCCCCGAGCGCACGCCGGGCGGCTATCGGCTCTACAACAAGCGCGACCGGGCGCGGCTCAAGCTGATCCTGCGCGGCAAGCGCTTTGGCATGACCCTGGACGAGATCCAGGACATCCTGGGCCTGGGCTCGGTGGACATGGACGAGGCCGAGCAGATCCGCAAGGCCATAACCTATGGCCAGCGCATCATGGCCGATGTTCAGCAGCGCATGGACGAGCTGAAGATCATGCACCAGGACTTGATGGACATCGGCGACAAACTACAGGCGCGTCTGGACGAACTGGACGGGCGCGCCGCCAACGAGGCGTGA
- a CDS encoding acyl-CoA dehydrogenase family protein, with the protein MDFAFTDEQLMFKEQVIRFAKKEIVPRCQEHDFRGEFDFQSFRAMGEFGLLGLHFPEEYGGGGADVVTTVLAGEALGEAGVDGGLTLAYGAHTFLCADTIFVHGAEEQKKRYVPKLLSGQWIGCMGLTEPDAGSDVAGMKTRATRQGDEWVLNGSKIFITNGPIADVCLVYARTEAEGDRHAGVSAFIVEKGAPGFTAGKPLNKLGVRTSHTSELFFEDCRVPASAMCGPEGAGFLMSMQTVEWDRSALLAPFLGGMTNLIQRCVKYAKERQQFGRPIAQFQAIKHKLADMRLFVDAARGLVYRIAWCKDQGRPLNHLEAAVAKLFIGDWSLKPTNDGVMIHGGYGFCHEYDVERIFRDCRLAPIGGGTSEIQKMIISKMI; encoded by the coding sequence ATGGATTTTGCTTTTACCGACGAACAATTGATGTTCAAGGAGCAGGTGATCCGTTTCGCCAAAAAAGAGATCGTGCCTCGTTGCCAGGAGCACGATTTCCGGGGCGAATTTGATTTTCAATCCTTCCGGGCCATGGGCGAGTTCGGCCTGTTGGGCCTGCATTTTCCCGAGGAGTATGGCGGCGGCGGGGCCGACGTGGTCACCACGGTGCTGGCCGGCGAGGCCCTGGGCGAGGCCGGCGTGGACGGCGGCCTGACCCTGGCTTATGGCGCGCACACGTTTTTGTGCGCCGACACCATTTTCGTGCATGGCGCCGAGGAGCAGAAAAAGCGCTACGTGCCCAAGCTGCTTTCGGGCCAGTGGATCGGCTGCATGGGCCTGACCGAGCCCGACGCCGGCAGCGACGTGGCCGGCATGAAGACCCGCGCCACGCGCCAGGGCGACGAGTGGGTGCTCAACGGCTCCAAGATCTTCATCACCAACGGGCCCATCGCCGACGTCTGCCTGGTCTACGCCCGCACCGAGGCCGAGGGCGATCGCCACGCCGGCGTATCGGCCTTTATCGTCGAAAAAGGCGCGCCCGGCTTCACCGCCGGCAAGCCGCTCAACAAGCTGGGGGTGCGCACATCCCACACCTCCGAGCTGTTTTTCGAGGATTGCCGCGTGCCGGCCTCGGCCATGTGCGGCCCCGAGGGCGCGGGCTTTTTGATGAGCATGCAGACGGTGGAGTGGGACCGCAGCGCCCTGTTGGCCCCATTTTTGGGCGGCATGACCAACCTGATCCAGCGCTGCGTCAAATACGCCAAGGAGCGCCAGCAGTTTGGCCGGCCCATCGCCCAGTTCCAGGCCATCAAGCATAAGCTGGCCGACATGCGCCTGTTTGTCGACGCGGCCCGGGGCCTGGTCTATCGCATCGCCTGGTGCAAGGACCAGGGCCGGCCCCTCAACCACCTGGAGGCGGCCGTGGCCAAGCTGTTCATCGGCGACTGGAGCCTCAAGCCCACCAACGACGGCGTGATGATCCACGGCGGCTACGGCTTCTGCCACGAATACGACGTCGAGCGTATCTTCCGCGATTGCCGCCTGGCCCCCATCGGCGGCGGCACCTCCGAGATCCAGAAAATGATCATCTCCAAGATGATCTAG
- a CDS encoding acyl-CoA dehydrogenase family protein yields the protein MNFDLTDRQKEMKKALEGLLADDGAKADLADLRGQRVRPALLGLTGRLAGAGYPGLSAGDPALTVAQETVASLCPSLFLGLEYSARVFGRLVEELGSAAQKQAILPALTAGRAIGALAMAEQNTSLEKNASQTTATPAAGGLLLRGRKGPTINAPLADWLAVVATGPDGPLCCLVPADAPGLNLGPRLATVGLDGLAVAELELDGCLVPGEMTIPLGAAGPATIRAFEDQVLAVAALGVAWRAYHAARLRAKEHKSGGKPIIAYQEIGFKLAEMLTYVQSSQLLAYRAAWLREAGDREAAVTALSAKVYIAESAEKVASEAMQIMGGAGFIRGNAAEESYRDAKFLGLAGTSNEIGRMKIADTLLDWY from the coding sequence ATGAACTTCGATCTGACCGATAGACAAAAAGAAATGAAAAAGGCCCTCGAAGGCCTGCTGGCCGACGATGGGGCCAAGGCCGATCTGGCCGATCTGCGCGGCCAACGCGTCCGCCCGGCCCTGCTCGGCCTGACCGGGCGTCTGGCCGGTGCGGGCTATCCGGGCCTGAGCGCGGGCGACCCCGCCCTGACCGTGGCCCAGGAAACCGTGGCCAGCCTCTGCCCGTCGTTGTTTCTGGGCCTGGAATACAGCGCCCGGGTCTTTGGCCGGCTGGTGGAGGAGCTGGGTTCGGCCGCGCAAAAGCAGGCCATCCTGCCGGCGCTGACGGCCGGGCGGGCCATCGGCGCGCTGGCCATGGCCGAACAAAACACCAGCCTGGAGAAAAACGCCTCGCAAACCACGGCCACGCCGGCCGCGGGCGGCCTGCTGTTGCGCGGCCGCAAGGGCCCGACCATCAACGCGCCCCTGGCCGACTGGCTGGCCGTGGTGGCGACTGGCCCCGACGGCCCGCTGTGCTGCCTTGTGCCGGCCGACGCGCCGGGCCTGAACCTTGGCCCGCGTCTGGCCACCGTTGGTCTGGACGGCCTGGCCGTGGCCGAGCTGGAGCTCGACGGCTGCCTTGTGCCGGGCGAGATGACCATCCCCCTGGGCGCGGCGGGCCCGGCGACCATCCGCGCCTTCGAGGATCAGGTGCTGGCGGTGGCCGCCCTGGGCGTGGCCTGGCGGGCCTATCACGCCGCCCGGTTGCGGGCCAAGGAGCACAAAAGCGGCGGCAAACCGATCATCGCTTATCAGGAAATCGGCTTTAAGCTGGCCGAGATGCTCACTTATGTGCAATCATCCCAGCTTTTGGCCTACCGCGCCGCCTGGCTGCGCGAGGCCGGCGACCGCGAGGCCGCCGTCACCGCCCTCAGCGCCAAGGTCTACATCGCCGAGTCGGCCGAAAAGGTGGCCTCGGAGGCCATGCAGATCATGGGCGGAGCGGGGTTTATCCGCGGCAACGCCGCCGAGGAAAGCTACCGCGACGCCAAGTTCCTGGGCCTGGCCGGCACCTCCAACGAGATCGGACGGATGAAGATCGCCGACACTCTGCTGGATTGGTATTGA
- a CDS encoding carboxyl transferase domain-containing protein, protein MQVIETRIDTKSESYKANYAHNENLVAQLNAELDKAANERSERALKRAAELGKLPPRKRLELLLDRNSPFLEIAPLAARNQYDKKVHGAGMIIGIGVVAGREVLVSANDYLIKGGTVYPLGVKKSLRAQEIVMENHLPMINLVDSGGAFLPLQSEIFPDKDDGGRTFFNQALMSKMNIHQITGVFGLCTAGGAYVPAMSDDVVHVKNTGAIFLGGPPLVRAATGEEVSAEELGGADLHCRESGVSDYFAEDDAHAIQIIRDIVANLPPARKTDIGLRQAKAPLYEAKEIYGIVPPQLSTPYDVREVIARMVDGSEFLEFKERFGPTLVCGWAYIHGYPVGILGNNGVLFSESSQKATQFIQLCDRRGIPLVFLQNINGYIIGREYERGGITKDGHKMVAAVSCATVPKFTVIVGASFGAGNYGMCGRAYGPRFLWMWPNAQIGVMGGEQAAGVLVTVKNDQLAREGKPPMSQEEVEAIKVPVMQAALAEGDAYYSTSMLWDDGVLDPAKTRDVLGLAISASLNGPLHADRQGFGVFRM, encoded by the coding sequence ATGCAAGTAATCGAGACCAGGATCGACACCAAAAGCGAATCCTACAAGGCCAACTACGCCCATAACGAAAACCTGGTGGCCCAGCTCAACGCCGAGCTGGACAAGGCCGCCAACGAGCGCTCGGAGCGGGCGCTCAAGCGCGCCGCCGAACTGGGCAAGCTGCCGCCGCGCAAGCGCCTGGAGCTTTTGCTCGACCGCAACAGCCCCTTTCTGGAGATAGCGCCCCTGGCCGCGCGCAATCAATACGACAAGAAGGTCCACGGCGCGGGCATGATCATCGGCATCGGCGTGGTGGCCGGCCGCGAGGTGCTGGTCAGCGCCAACGATTATCTGATCAAGGGCGGCACGGTCTATCCGCTGGGCGTCAAGAAGAGCTTGCGCGCCCAGGAGATCGTCATGGAAAACCATCTGCCCATGATCAACCTGGTCGACTCGGGCGGCGCGTTTCTGCCCTTGCAGTCGGAGATCTTCCCCGACAAGGATGACGGCGGCCGCACCTTCTTCAACCAGGCCCTGATGTCCAAGATGAACATCCATCAGATCACCGGCGTGTTCGGCCTGTGCACCGCCGGCGGGGCCTACGTGCCGGCCATGAGCGACGATGTGGTCCACGTCAAGAACACCGGGGCCATCTTCCTGGGTGGGCCGCCGCTGGTGCGCGCGGCCACCGGCGAGGAGGTCAGCGCCGAGGAGTTGGGCGGGGCCGATCTGCACTGCCGCGAGTCCGGCGTCAGCGACTATTTCGCCGAGGACGACGCCCACGCCATCCAGATCATCCGCGACATCGTGGCCAATCTGCCCCCGGCCCGCAAGACCGACATCGGCCTGCGCCAGGCCAAGGCCCCGCTCTACGAGGCCAAGGAGATCTACGGCATCGTGCCGCCCCAGCTCTCCACGCCCTACGACGTGCGCGAGGTCATCGCCCGCATGGTCGACGGCAGCGAGTTTCTGGAGTTCAAGGAGCGCTTCGGGCCGACGCTGGTCTGCGGCTGGGCCTATATCCACGGTTATCCGGTGGGCATTCTGGGCAACAACGGCGTGCTGTTCAGCGAAAGCTCGCAAAAGGCCACCCAGTTTATCCAGCTCTGCGACCGCCGGGGCATCCCGCTGGTTTTCTTGCAGAACATCAACGGCTACATCATCGGCCGCGAATACGAGCGCGGCGGCATCACCAAGGACGGCCACAAGATGGTCGCCGCCGTCAGTTGCGCCACCGTGCCCAAGTTCACCGTGATCGTCGGGGCCAGCTTTGGCGCGGGCAACTACGGCATGTGCGGCCGGGCCTATGGCCCGCGCTTTTTGTGGATGTGGCCAAACGCCCAGATCGGCGTGATGGGCGGCGAGCAGGCCGCCGGCGTGCTGGTCACGGTCAAAAACGACCAGTTGGCCCGCGAGGGCAAGCCGCCCATGAGCCAAGAGGAAGTGGAGGCCATCAAGGTTCCGGTGATGCAGGCGGCCCTGGCCGAGGGCGACGCCTATTACTCGACCAGCATGCTCTGGGACGACGGCGTCCTCGACCCGGCCAAGACCCGCGACGTCCTGGGCCTGGCCATTTCGGCCTCGCTCAACGGCCCTCTCCACGCCGACCGTCAGGGTTTCGGCGTTTTCCGGATGTAG
- a CDS encoding acetyl-CoA carboxylase biotin carboxylase subunit yields MFKKVLIANRGEIAVRVMRSCREMGLGTVAVYSDVDAHALHVLEADEAVCLGQAEPAASYLNIAKIIEAAKQTGAEAIHPGYGFLAENAHFATACAKAGLVFIGPSPRVIEELGSKTRARQIMEKAGVPLIPGMLEPTMDADVLLAEAQRMGYPVLIKAVAGGGGKGMRMVAKAEEMREACASACGEAQKAFGDGNVYLEKNLIQPRHVEIQILADSHGNVVHLFERECSIQRRHQKIVEETPSVALTPETRQAMGRAAVAAAKAAGYVGAGTVEFLLDHDGRSFYFLEVNTRLQVEHPITELTTGVDLVRLQVEIAAGAALPFGQDDLAQRGHAIECRVYAEDPEADFFPSPGRLLVHREPKGPGVRNDCGVYEGFEVPMDYDPILAKLVTHGRTREEARQRMIRALQNYVVLGVKTSIGFLTDVLASEPFIAGQTYTDFIPRHFAGWRQSADDLELAALAYAAGESSQTNVASGPGKAAGWPTPWQTLGGWRL; encoded by the coding sequence ATGTTTAAAAAAGTGCTTATCGCCAACCGTGGCGAAATCGCCGTGCGCGTCATGCGCTCCTGCCGTGAAATGGGCCTGGGGACCGTGGCCGTCTATTCCGACGTGGACGCCCACGCCCTGCACGTGCTGGAGGCCGACGAGGCCGTCTGCCTGGGCCAGGCCGAACCGGCGGCCAGCTACCTGAACATCGCCAAAATCATTGAGGCGGCCAAACAGACCGGGGCCGAGGCCATCCACCCCGGCTATGGCTTTTTGGCCGAAAACGCCCACTTCGCCACGGCCTGCGCCAAGGCCGGGCTGGTGTTCATCGGCCCCTCGCCCCGGGTCATCGAGGAGTTGGGCTCCAAGACCCGCGCCCGCCAGATCATGGAAAAAGCCGGCGTGCCGCTGATCCCGGGCATGCTCGAACCCACCATGGACGCCGACGTGCTGTTGGCCGAGGCCCAGCGCATGGGCTATCCGGTGTTGATCAAGGCCGTGGCCGGCGGCGGCGGCAAGGGCATGCGCATGGTGGCCAAGGCCGAGGAGATGCGCGAGGCCTGCGCCTCGGCCTGCGGCGAGGCCCAAAAGGCCTTTGGCGACGGCAACGTCTATCTGGAAAAAAACCTGATCCAGCCCCGCCACGTCGAGATCCAGATTTTGGCCGACAGCCACGGCAACGTGGTGCATCTGTTCGAGCGCGAGTGCTCGATCCAGCGCCGGCACCAAAAGATCGTCGAGGAGACGCCCTCGGTGGCCCTGACCCCCGAAACGCGCCAGGCCATGGGCCGGGCCGCCGTGGCCGCGGCCAAGGCCGCCGGCTACGTGGGCGCGGGCACGGTGGAGTTTCTGCTCGATCACGACGGCCGGAGCTTCTATTTCCTGGAGGTCAACACCCGGCTGCAAGTCGAGCACCCCATCACCGAACTGACCACCGGCGTGGACCTGGTGCGCTTGCAGGTCGAGATCGCCGCCGGGGCCGCGCTGCCCTTTGGCCAGGACGACCTGGCCCAGCGGGGCCACGCCATCGAATGCCGCGTCTACGCCGAGGATCCCGAGGCCGACTTCTTTCCCTCGCCGGGCCGGCTGCTGGTCCACCGCGAGCCCAAGGGCCCCGGCGTGCGCAACGATTGCGGCGTCTACGAGGGCTTTGAAGTGCCCATGGACTACGACCCCATCCTGGCCAAGCTGGTCACCCACGGCCGCACCAGGGAAGAGGCCCGCCAACGCATGATCCGCGCCCTGCAAAACTATGTCGTGCTGGGCGTCAAGACCTCCATCGGCTTTTTGACCGACGTGCTGGCCTCCGAGCCGTTCATCGCCGGCCAGACCTACACCGACTTCATCCCCCGCCATTTCGCCGGTTGGCGGCAAAGCGCCGACGATCTGGAACTGGCGGCGCTGGCCTACGCGGCCGGCGAGAGCAGCCAGACAAACGTGGCCAGCGGGCCGGGCAAGGCCGCCGGCTGGCCCACGCCATGGCAGACACTGGGCGGCTGGCGCTTGTAG